CTGGTTTCATAGCAGCAATTGCACACAGAAGCGCTTCTCTTCCTacacactgggaaaaaaaacaaaaccggagagggagagagggaagcgCCCAGATGAGCtaccagtgctgctgggaatATGCCAGAGTTGTGTCTTTTCATCTTGTGGTCCCTTTTAACTGTGCTGCTAAACAAACTGCAAGCTGCAGTAACCAAGCTGGggaggcctgcattctgcttcCTTATTTCTGCATAACTGATTACAGGTGTAATCTGGTTCAGGATCCCCACCACAAAGTTTCTTCCACTGCAGCCATTCTTTCAGTTGCCCGTAAGCCAAACACAGTCATTTACAGTTGTCTGAGCCAGTGTCTGTGTTTCTCTCCGCTTCTGCTGAGGCTGCATAGCTGGCTTCCACACTGTGCCATATTCCATAGGTAAAGTAGATGATAAAGCCTGTGGAAGCCAAGGGAGAGGGTACTATtagatctgaaaagaaacagaaacctCTACTCACAGCCACTGACACAAGATACACCAGTCTAAgtccagccatccccagggtTAGCTTCTACCAGACAGCCACTATCttctttagggaaaaaaaccattaaCACAGGTACCAACCTTTAAAAGTCAATCTATCCCAGCCCCAAATGGGATCCTGCTTTGAGCATTTCAGAAAATTCAGCCTTATGTACATGGCTGCTGGGAGCATCTTGAGATGCAGCTCAGCTTGTtcagctccagaagcctccacCACCTGGACAGCAGGGCAAGGCCAGCCAACAAGGAATGCTCTATGGTTTCTTGTTGGCAACAAGACCCATAAGATGGTTCATGGGTTGTTGTTTTGTCCACATAAAGGCTTCAAGACTCTTGAATTTGAAACAAAGCTTGTTACACACGGACTAAAGGGCTTCAGTCAAGTTACCAGGGTTGCCCAAGGATGACCAGAGTGCAGAACCCCTCCCTGGAATTCTATAATAAATTTATAGTGAACGGAATCTAATAACCTTGAACATAGCATTTTTCACTTAAACTCACCTAGGAGCATCCAGATTGTAAACCGAATCCACGTGCCTGTGTCTAGCTGCATCATGAGGTAAACATTCACAAAAATACTCCCAACAGGAAGAAAGGGCAAAAAAGGTACCTGAGAAAGAACAAGGGATATGTTACATCTACAAGCATGGTTAATGAGCAGGAACGAACATCACGGCCCTCGTAAATGGGAAGTGATGGCTGTTACCAATTCTTCAGCTGCCAGATGTGAGAAAAGGCAAGGTTGAACCCAAAAGGACATCAGTCCAACACAGGAGGGGCATGTGAACGATGCTGTTCACCTATTTTAAAAGCTTGTACTGTGGCCTAGAAGGAGGTAAGAGGCAAATTTTAGTGGCAATATTAAATACTCGTGGGGCAAAGGAGAGAATAGTAAAAACCAAGGACTGGATCATGACAAGCACCTATTGAAGACCAAGAGATGAAGGTAAGGGGAATGTCAGAGAAGGGACCTGAGGAATTTCATCCATCAGGTACCAAGCATGAAGCAACAGAGAGCAAATTATCCCAAAGCAAGGAAAACCAGCAAATACTGCAAGAGATGACTACAGCGGTACCAAGAATACCTTAGTGGTCTGAGAATCAAGGAAGAATGAGACAGCAAagccaaaatacaaaaataagaaTACAGAAAATAGCACTACAAATATAAAATCAAACAAGGCAAATAATACTAGAAAAGTTTCTGAATATGGTGGAATTAAGTGGAAAGTGAACTTCACTCCTAAGGGAAAAAGGAGATCTACAAAAACAAACAGGCATAAATGTGGGCCTTTCCTGATTTAAGCTTTGCCAAAAAAAATTTATGTAAAGTAGCTGCTCACATCATTAGAGAGAGGGGATAGGCACACAaattggaaaagagaagaagaatatttttctaaagttGGCTTTGTTAAGTCAGTAGAGACaaataaagacaaataaaatTTCCCTAGGTGGGTGAGTTATGTACCCAGATATTGCAGAAGTGATCTCTGAACTATTAAATAAGCAACTCTTGGTAGACTGGTGAAGTCTCTGAAGATttagagaagggagaaaaattacctgttaaaaaatacaataaaacaaCTGGGAAACAAACAGGTCAGCCTTGGATTTCCAGAGtgactttggaaaaaaatcaccatcAGGTTGTAAATGCCCACAGAACAACAAGGAGATAAGAAACAAGATTGTCAAGCCTTGCAACAGGCTACCCAGGGAAGTGGTGCAATCATCATACCTGGAGGTGCtaaaagacatgtagatgtggcactgagggacatgGTTTAGAGGTGGATTTGGCAGTCCTGGGCTAAtggttgggcttgatgatcttaaaggtcttttccaaccaaaatgattctatgattacaGATTTAGCTGTGACAggtataattttcttttttttcttggagaGGGTActggctgaggggaaaaaaaggaggtgaAATATCCTGAGTGAAAGGTGAACAGACCTCCTCAGAAGCATGTTCAGAAAATAAGGTCTAGATGAGAGTTCATAACTTTTTTGCTCCTGGAATTTCTGTTTCCACCCTTGGAACCATTGCCCCAAAATGAGCTGCAAACACAACCTTGGAAAACTCTGGTTGTATTAAGTTACTAAAATCTGTGGATTTACTGAAAATTTTTAATTGAAGAGCAATCAAAATGAAAGCAGCTTAGAGGATGGAATTATGATCCAAAATTAATAAATTGCAGAGCTACCTGAAATCAATATGATAATGCATGACTTAGTAGGATTAcactaggagaaaaaaatccatcccagTGTTTGCTTAACATAGAAAGGATGGGGTGCTTGGAGAGGGCAGGAAAACAGAGTTCCTCATACTTAAGGCTGTTTAAGAGAGAATGGTCATCTCTTAGCCTCCATGAGGACTAAGGAGGACGTGAAAGTGCACTTAAGAGTCTTAGATCTTTGCAAATAAGTTTACTTCTTGAGTTCTTTCTCCTTTTGTATCCATTATCTGATGTGGCCCTTCACAACCATGTCCTTTCCTCCAGCGACTGTCTGTTCCCTATCCTAAAACCATCTGCTTTCAAAAGCAGGgtcctgcccttcccttccagccacacctctgcagcagcttctgcctTTCCAGCTTCTCCTGGATAGCAAAGTTGACATCATGCCTATATTCTATGCACATCCACTTGGCCAGTGTCCCCCTTCTGATACAACACATGCACTTCCTCCTCCAACCCCCTCCCAGACACCTCTTTTCTAGCTACATGTCCCGGGACATTCACCTTAAAGGAGAGTTTGGTCTTGCTTTCAGGCTGTTTCCGTATAATGAAGATGATAATGACAACAAGGATGGCAGCAATAATCTGTATAATTTTTATCAGAATGTTTGGCTCAAAGGAAGTCAGGATACAGATACCCACAATAAGGAAACCTGTGAACAGACACCAAAGGTTACtgatttattttggtttttagaTACAGGGAAAACCCAAGAACAAATCAtaagaagcaaagcagaatcTGAAAGCtcacaaacaaaacagcaacTGACAAAAACCCTAACCATAACAGATATGCCTTTCCCACTATACACCCCCACACACTCCATCTGTGGATTTCTTTTTAAGTCAGAAATTTAATCTTCAGTTAATTCTGGCCATTACAAAAGCTCATCAAAATCACATCAAAGAGATGGGCTATCCCACCACAGTGAGTACAAAGCCCTACCAGCTGACTCAATGCCCCAGAGACACACTGCCCAGCACTTACCTAAGATGAAGGTTGAGACGTTCACCACCAACCCTGAGATTTTGGAAGGATCTGAGTCTGTGGAACACAGTACAGCTTTGAGGGAAaacttctcctcttcctctggcaGAAACCCAGTCTGTGACTCACTGGTGCTCACAGACTCGTTGTTATCTGTCTCCTCTGTCGACCTTGCCATCTGGTATGCCAAATTAGGCTGCTCTGGCTGGTACCTAGGAAAAGGAAATGACACAAAGAGCCTGTTAGTTTGGCTTTTAAATTAGTGACCACACAGATAGTCATGGCTACATGCCAGACCATTACAGCACCAAAATAGGCCCATATCACATCTATACCCTTCTGCTTCAAGGGGAAATTTGAGGAATGATGTCATCATGATGTAAGCAAGTACAGCCAGCTCTTATCCCCCACAGCGTGGTTGTAACGTAAGCGTTCTAACGCAGACAATGCTCCCTTTCACGAGCCCTGCCATCCGTGTCACCAAGACATGACTGGGTGACAGGAGAAGGAAACAGCAGAGGGACAGACCGATGGTCATAACCAGAATTGTGTCATATCTGGCAGTTCAGCTCTTGCATTTTGGCACAGAGGCTGAGCTAACAGCTCTGCAGCTATcacaccctgctgcagcatTCCTGGTGCCCCATACCCCTCCACCCCAGGCTCTCCTGCCAGCTTGTCTGCTGCCACATGAGGAAGGAAGAACTGAAACAAGAATGGTTGTTGCTGTGGACAGTACATTCAACAGGGCTGTGACACACAACCATGTGGAACCATAAATAAAAAACACTCTTCCAGCCTCAGCTCTCTGTTACAGAAGGTTTTTGTCAAGTTACTCAGTCACAAGTCTGACTAAAGGACTGGGCAACTTTGAAAGTCACCTTAAAACTGTTCCTGTGGGGATGTGTTCACAAAGAGGCCTTTGTTAAACACTGAGACTTGTGAAATGCAGTGAAATCCTTGGGCCCAGCCACAGCAAGCAACTAGTGGCAGGATCTTACAGCTTTGGAAACAATTCAGCAGCTACATCATTAAACAGTCAAGAGGCAGACAAATCTGCTGCCAAGGTCACTACAAAACAGGCTGTCACCTCTGCCAACCCATGATGGGAGAATGTCATGCAATAGGTACAAGAGCTtgcaaaaacaaattaaaaagccATTTCTAGTTCTGAGGAAAAGAGTAGGCTGGGAAATCAAGAAACTTAAGACAGATAAGGTAAATTGGCAAGAATTTTcaaggggcagggagcagagcacaaacacaaagcaatgGTACCACAGAACAGCACTGGGCCTTCACCTGCTGCAAGACTGTTCTTAGTTCAGTGCAATGGTTGTGAAAGCCTCCATCTGATTCTGAGTAAGTCATTCAACACACAAAGGTACTTTTCAGTAACATGATCTTcagacatttttttcattaatcaaGCGCTGTTGTCTGTAAAGTGCCAAGCACCGAAGATTTTTAGCTTAGGTTTGGGAAGCTGTGGGAGCTCGGCACTTCTAAAAGACACACTGATTCTGCAAACACATGCTCAGTTCTTTTCCTGCTACTAAAACACCTCAAATCGTCTTTCAAAAGGAGGACAACCTGAAATGGTATCCCCACTGGCACAGAACAAGGGTTAACCAAGTTCAGAAGACCTCCCTGTAGATCCAACTAACACAGTCCCCCatgaaattaaagaaacaaGCTCTCCACATGCCTGCAACTGGAGATGTGCCCATAGAAACCATGAGGGCATCTGACTGCTGTGTGGAATTCTCTCTATGTGCCAGAAGAGACAAAGCTTCTACATTCTTACCTCAGTACCAACACACAGGCTGCTACCAAGGAGTAAGCCAGGAGGGTCCCGATGGACATGAGGTCAACAAGGTCTTTCAAGTCAAAGAGAAAGGCCATAACAGCTGTAGGAGGAGAGGAAGgtaagagagaagaaaaatcagcaaCATGGCAGAAAATGAACGTACCAGCAGCATTAAAATGATGCAGCACACATGTGACTCTTGCTCAGGACTTGGTAGGGGAGCTTAAGATGTCCCAAGAGAAGGAGAGGTAGGCCTTGGTGCATGAATACCATAAGACTCCACAGGCTGACCCAGCCTCAGTAGCTGAAACAAGGAAATGCTTACTACAGTAAATTCCAGCCTGTTTGTCTCACACAGCTACATTCACCCAACTACCAACAAAAAGCAGGGGTTTAAGCCACAACCTCATTGTTAGTCCCCCAGCTgtagctgcagctgcagcactccTAAAGTCACAATTATCTCCTGGAAGTAGCTGGAGGGAACAGAGGATGGACAGCACCTTGCCCTGGTGTCTCAGCTTAGCTGGGTTGCAATCAGGCTTGTGCATGCAGTGGGACCAAGCATCAAAGAGGGCATCTTGAAGTGTCAAGCAGGTATCATCACAGGGATTTCCAGAAAAAGGCTGCCATTCCTTAGGGATTACCCTGCTTACACACCCTCACCAGGTAACCCTGGTTGTACAGGAATTTGTATAAGGCTTTCAGAAGGCAAATAAATGGATAAAAGACACACAGTCAGATATCAGGGGGCACCAACAGCCATATGAGAGTGTAGGGACCTCAGAGTCAAGCCTTGCCTCGCTCAGCCTTAATGTACAACCTGGAGCCCAATAACCAGCCCAGCCTTCAAACTCAGCTGGCAAATGCTTCTGTGGGTTTTGGTCATAGGCACTATGGACTACTGGACCACTTGGATGAGACTACAGAGCtggtttatttttactttatattGCTCTTGTTCCTACACCACCATGATCTGGACCCAGGAAGAAGGGGAATGTGCGGGAGAAGGAGGCTGTGAGGAGGATCTGCaagtcccagcagcaggagctgagccctttcacaggagctcagagcccagggcagcagtccGGCACAACTCCCCACCAAAGGTGGCACATTCTTGTACCCACGGCTCATCCTACATTTGCAGCAGAAGGTAAAGGGGAAGCAGCAAGGCTGCTCTCCTCTTTGCCAGGCATCGTGAGGAAGGGGGTGGCTGCAAGAACAGGCTAAGCTGCTCATCCATGCTGTCCAGGAGGTTTAATTCCCATATTTCTGGCAggccaggagaaggaaggggagaaCAGGATGGCTGCCAGCTGTGACTAACTGATTAACAAATGCCAGTGCCACAGGGGCCATCTGCTTGTCTCCGGCTGCTCTGGCatcttctgcagagctgctacTCACAGGCAGTGCAGTGTCTTCAGCCAAGCCAGGCCAACAGCCACAAGGATGCTGGGGCACCACTGGCTGCTGCCTTGCAGGGCGTTAATTACTTTCAAGGCTGGCTGAGCAGATAAAGGTAGTTCCTGGCAGGAGACAGGACTGTAAAGCAATGAGCTCTGAGAAAGAGGGACAAGCACACAGCGAGCTACTCATGCTCACCCAGACTCTCCAGGGCATGCCCTGGAAATCCAGGACACCCTCTGGGATGCTGTATTCTGCAATATATCCAATTAGTAAGTGGGCTAGAGTCAGGCGGACTATCTGCCCTGAAGATGAGCTTATGTCTCCTTTCCACACATTTGTGCAAGTCTTTGGATCCTACCTGCAGTAGCTCCTGAGGTCACTGTTGCAATTAAGGGAGTTTTTCTCTTCTCGTTGACTTTAGCCAAAAATTTAAAGAGAAGTCCATCTTCTGCCATAGCGTAAATTATTCGAGGCATCGGAAACATGGAGCCAAGGAGACTACAGACACAGGAAGGAGAAATAATCTACTTATATCAcctcctgctgagcacaggcacacaAGTGAAAGCAAGTTTATGGCAGTGTAACTATAGAACAGGTGGCTTTCCTTCACTTCAGCTTCTCCTTCAAGGGCTCCCTCTGAATACCCATAGCTAGTAACTGAGGTGCAACTCTATGATTTTGGAGAGCTAAACTTAGCCATGGGGcataaaaccagcctgactttcaGGCAGTAAAATAGCGGTAACTTCCATGAGCCTCTGTGAGTTGCTCACCTAATTGAGTACGTCTAAGTTGACCTGAAATAGGCCTTCCAAGTTCAAGAGGTAACAAGTTCtgcctccagcctgccctgcctcccATCCAGATGGCTGTCCTGCAGGTAACCTTCAGACAGATGGCCCTGGATATGGTAAGCCGCATGTGCTCCTGAAGATGCACCCTGCACCACCTGACACAAGTCTGCTCTCCACCCAGTAGGACAGGATGTCTTGCACCCAAACCGTGCTTGCATTGCATAGCTGCTTCCATGACTCAGTCACTCAATCCAGATTTATATTCCTGAGATGCACTGGCTGGGTCTTCTGCTAAGATTCTGAAGTGATACTGGTCATCTGCTTCTCTGGTAACTTCCACAGGGTCCTTTTGAGGTCAGTAGCCCTGAATTTCATCCCTGGTCTCCGCTCTATTTCTTAAAGGAGATGGAGGTACATGAGAGATGTACCTTGAGAGatgcaaaaatgaaaagcagtgtCTTACCTTGTAGAAAGTGCACACAAGGAACCGACAGCCACTGCATAATTGGCTCCATCCCAACCCACGTATTTAAAGGCATTGGGTAAAGGGCTATTGGTATCCAGCTGGTAGTAAGGCATCATGAGCGTCAGGGCAGCCGACACACCAAAATAAGCCACAAAGCAGATGAGAAGAGATGCCACAATGCCAATAGGAATGGCCTTCTGAGGGTTTTTTACCTCCTCACctagaagaaagaaatttaaatatcaACTAAATGACAAGCAAGACCTTTATCCCAACCTAGGGCATGCATGCTGGCTGGAGCTTTCAAAGGTTTCATGGGTACAGAGGTGCTCTTTGACCATAATGCTGTTGATGGCCTGCTCCATCCACTTGGGATATAACAGCCTGTTTGCTcccatttctgctgctcctgtcacTTCTGACACACACTCGTGGAAGCCTTGTAAACTCAGGCACAGAAACAATCTGGATTAAAAACAGTCCTTTCTCCAAAGCAGATCATCCTCCTATCCTATTCCTTCTATCCTACTGATGATGCAGACCCAAGAAGAGTTCAATAATCACAGATGATGGAACAAGAAATTATTGTGTAGTTGTAGGGAAACTCTCTGGGTGTCCACTTTAGTAACACCTCCACCAGAACTAATACACCAGGATCATGGCACCATATGTGCCCATttctggagaagagcagagtgcCTGAAAGTCATATGGCTCTTTTAAAAAGCCTCATAACAGAAGGACCTCCTCTAGTTTTATGGAAATTTTTCAACAACCAAGTAGGAAAAAATGTgtgtaaaaaaccaaaattcctcAAGATTCAGGCACTGATCAATTACAGAACAGATTTGCGCTTTCCTAGTCCTACAAAACTGCTCTGAAAGCAAGAGCTCCTGAGGTACATCATTTCAGCAGGATGAACTGATAAACACAGATCCATACACCTACAAATCAAAAGCAGATTAATGTTTCTCCCACAAGGAGAGGCTCCAGCGCTGGCTGGAGTAATGGAGCCAACACTTCTCCAACTCCTTTCTTGGAAGAAGACACAGTAATGCTTTATCTGTCTGTGATgatttctttctccctctgctccaaCCATTCTTGCCAAATGTGAAATTAAGGATAATCCTTTCTTCAGGGAACTAAGATTCATCTTAACCACAAGAAATATGACCATGCTGATGGCTTTTCTCTCAAAATGAGACCTCTTAACTTTTACAGGTAAAATCTCCTGATTCTGATGCACAGCTCTAGGGTGCAGCTTACTCCCCAGAGA
The sequence above is a segment of the Haemorhous mexicanus isolate bHaeMex1 chromosome 2, bHaeMex1.pri, whole genome shotgun sequence genome. Coding sequences within it:
- the SLC7A1 gene encoding high affinity cationic amino acid transporter 1, which translates into the protein MECQKITNFGNQLLRRKNVDCSREDSRLSRCLNTFDLVALGVGSTLGAGVYVLAGAVARENAGPAIVISFLIAALASVLAGLCYGEFGARVPKTGSAYLYSYVTVGELWAFITGWNLILSYVIGTSSVARAWSATFDEIIGQHIEKFCKKYMTMDAPGVLAKYPDIFAVVIIIILTGLLAFGVKESALVNKVFTCINVLVLGFVVISGFVKGSVKNWNLTEQDIYNINHSIFKDNQTQEEKLYGIGGFMPYGWKGVLSGAATCFYAFVGFDCIATTGEEVKNPQKAIPIGIVASLLICFVAYFGVSAALTLMMPYYQLDTNSPLPNAFKYVGWDGANYAVAVGSLCALSTSLLGSMFPMPRIIYAMAEDGLLFKFLAKVNEKRKTPLIATVTSGATAAVMAFLFDLKDLVDLMSIGTLLAYSLVAACVLVLRYQPEQPNLAYQMARSTEETDNNESVSTSESQTGFLPEEEEKFSLKAVLCSTDSDPSKISGLVVNVSTFILGFLIVGICILTSFEPNILIKIIQIIAAILVVIIIFIIRKQPESKTKLSFKVPFLPFLPVGSIFVNVYLMMQLDTGTWIRFTIWMLLGFIIYFTYGIWHSVEASYAASAEAERNTDTGSDNCK